Proteins encoded within one genomic window of Ursus arctos isolate Adak ecotype North America unplaced genomic scaffold, UrsArc2.0 scaffold_7, whole genome shotgun sequence:
- the MRLN gene encoding myoregulin: MCKNWILMSTTIPASPEDEIIGRLLKILFVLFVDFMSIIYVIVTS, encoded by the coding sequence ATGTGTAAAAACTGGATATTAATGTCTACTACTATTCCCGCAAGTCCAGAAGATGAAATTATTGGAAGACTtctaaaaattttgtttgttctctttgttgACTTTATGTCTATTATATATGTCATTGTAACTTCCTAA